In Massilia forsythiae, one DNA window encodes the following:
- a CDS encoding IclR family transcriptional regulator, whose amino-acid sequence MKMETLEPAKTSIQVIERMTALLDALASYPDPVSLKELSKVSGLHPSTAHRILNDMVVTRFVDRVEPGTYRLGMRLLELGNVVKSRLSVREAAVDLMRLLHNKTKQTVNLSVRQGDEIVYIDRAFSERSGMQVVRAIGGRGPLHLTSTGKLFLSVDEAKAIRAYATRTGLAGHNKNSITDLTRLERELSLVRSRGYARDNEELELGVRCMAAGIHDDSGKLVAGLSISAPADRLQEEWLEDLVNTAMQISATLGHRVMPAV is encoded by the coding sequence ATGAAAATGGAAACCCTCGAGCCGGCGAAAACTTCCATCCAGGTGATCGAGCGCATGACGGCCCTGCTCGATGCGCTGGCGAGCTATCCCGACCCCGTGAGCCTGAAGGAATTGTCCAAGGTATCCGGCCTGCATCCGTCGACCGCGCACCGGATCTTGAACGACATGGTGGTGACGCGCTTCGTCGACCGCGTCGAGCCGGGCACCTATCGCCTGGGCATGCGCCTGCTGGAACTGGGCAACGTGGTAAAAAGCCGGCTGTCGGTGCGCGAAGCGGCGGTCGACCTGATGCGCCTGCTGCATAACAAGACCAAGCAGACCGTCAACCTGTCGGTACGGCAAGGCGACGAGATCGTCTACATCGACCGCGCCTTTTCCGAGCGCTCGGGCATGCAGGTGGTGCGCGCCATCGGCGGCCGCGGCCCGCTGCACCTGACCTCGACCGGCAAGCTGTTCCTGTCGGTGGACGAGGCCAAGGCGATCCGCGCCTACGCCACCCGCACCGGCCTTGCCGGCCACAACAAGAATTCGATCACCGACCTGACGCGCCTGGAGCGCGAACTGTCGCTGGTGCGTTCGCGCGGCTACGCGCGCGACAACGAGGAACTGGAACTGGGCGTGCGCTGCATGGCGGCCGGCATCCACGACGACAGCGGCAAGCTGGTGGCCGGCCTGTCGATCTCGGCGCCGGCGGACCGGCTGCAGGAAGAATGGCTGGAAGACCTGGTGAACACGGCGATGCAGATCTCGGCCACGCTGGGGCACCGGGTAATGCCGGCGGTGTGA
- a CDS encoding diacylglycerol kinase yields MNQPGSEFKSKGGFNRIASAIRYSIDGFKHAWRHEHAFRQELMVVLPATLVALFLRISAFQKLALIAVLGLVLLVELINAAIEAVVDRVSLERHPLSKAAKDLGSAAVALAIAMAVATWIVVLYNRFF; encoded by the coding sequence ATGAATCAACCCGGCAGTGAGTTCAAGAGCAAAGGCGGCTTCAACCGCATCGCATCCGCCATCCGCTATTCGATCGATGGTTTCAAGCATGCCTGGCGCCACGAGCACGCGTTTCGCCAGGAATTGATGGTGGTGCTGCCGGCGACATTGGTGGCCTTGTTCCTCAGGATTTCGGCCTTCCAGAAGCTGGCCCTGATCGCGGTGCTTGGCCTGGTGCTGCTGGTGGAGCTGATCAATGCCGCCATCGAAGCCGTGGTCGACCGCGTCTCGCTCGAACGCCACCCGTTGTCCAAGGCCGCCAAGGACCTGGGCAGCGCGGCGGTGGCGCTGGCGATCGCGATGGCCGTGGCCACCTGGATCGTCGTCCTGTACAACCGCTTTTTCTGA
- a CDS encoding peroxiredoxin translates to MTLRLGDTAPDFEQDSTIGRIRFHEWAGDSWVVLFSHPADFTPVCTTELGLTAKLKPEFDKRNVKAIALSVDPAEQHAKWIKDIEDTQQTVVGFPIIADADKKVSNLYDMIHPNQSATATVRSLFVIDPAKKIRLTITYPMSTGRNFDEVLRVIDALQLTDGYTVATPGNWKDGDDVIIPLTVQDPEQLQQKYPKGFTAARPYLRVTPQPNK, encoded by the coding sequence ATGACCTTACGCCTGGGCGATACCGCACCCGATTTCGAGCAGGATTCCACCATCGGCCGCATCCGCTTCCACGAGTGGGCGGGCGATTCCTGGGTGGTGCTGTTCTCGCATCCGGCCGACTTCACGCCGGTGTGCACCACCGAACTGGGCCTGACCGCGAAACTCAAGCCGGAATTCGACAAGCGCAACGTGAAGGCGATCGCGCTGTCGGTCGATCCGGCCGAGCAGCACGCCAAGTGGATCAAGGACATCGAGGACACCCAGCAGACCGTGGTCGGCTTCCCGATCATCGCCGACGCCGACAAGAAGGTCTCGAACCTGTACGACATGATCCACCCGAACCAGTCGGCCACCGCCACCGTGCGCTCGCTGTTCGTCATCGATCCGGCCAAGAAGATCCGCCTGACCATCACCTACCCGATGAGCACCGGCCGCAACTTCGACGAAGTGCTGCGCGTGATCGACGCCCTGCAACTGACCGATGGCTATACGGTGGCCACGCCGGGCAACTGGAAGGATGGCGACGATGTCATCATCCCGCTGACCGTGCAGGATCCGGAGCAGTTGCAGCAGAAATATCCAAAAGGCTTCACCGCCGCGCGTCCGTACCTGCGCGTCACCCCGCAGCCGAACAAGTAA